Proteins encoded together in one bacterium window:
- a CDS encoding DUF1949 domain-containing protein: TFELAFGYELIGPLEHLLGKHAGHVLDSAFSEDVTWTIWLPEDRWRSFARELGGLAHGRIKLRAPG, from the coding sequence GCACCTTCGAGCTCGCCTTCGGCTACGAGCTGATCGGTCCGCTGGAGCACCTGCTCGGCAAGCACGCGGGGCACGTCTTGGACAGCGCGTTTTCGGAGGATGTGACCTGGACCATCTGGCTACCCGAGGACCGCTGGCGGTCCTTCGCGCGGGAACTCGGCGGCCTCGCGCACGGCCGGATAAAGCTACGGGCCCCGGGATGA